Genomic window (Penaeus vannamei isolate JL-2024 chromosome 22, ASM4276789v1, whole genome shotgun sequence):
TATAAGTCGTCCCCAGGAACTAGGAAGCAGTACTTCACTATGAAGCGTTTGGTAAGAAGCATATAAGTCATAAGCCATATAAGTTGGAAAAATATAATAGTTTGCTTTTGAAAAGAGTGTTGACTTTACCAGATTTAACATTAGTTATTTCTTGTGAATGAATCCTTTTTTAATTGTTAATATATTATTGGTGATGCATTTTGCAGGTTCTAATCGCTACAGCTTTGGTTACGGCATCGGCCGATTCTCGAAGCTATGGAGGCTTTGGAGGAGGCCCAGGTTCCGGAGGAGGAGGTTCCGGCCTAGGGCTTGCAGGAAGAGGGTCTGGCTCAAGTTTTGGAGGTGGAGGTTTCGGCTCAGGAGGATGCGGTCCTGGACAAGTGTTGCATGCTGGTAGATGTGTCACTCCACGCGAGAACCGCAAAGTCTACTTGTACAACGCACCACCCGCACCACCAATTCCCCATGGTCCTCCGCCGTACATCCCTGAGCCAACCATTGACACGAATATCGTGTTCATCCGAACACCCGAAGAAGGTCCAGGACCAGACCCCATTGTCATACCTCCACCACAACAGCGAAGCGTCGTCTATGTCCTCAACAAACAGATACAAGAGCAACAGGATGTGATCGAAGTCCCAGCACCGCCAGCAACCAGTCCTGAGGTTTACTTCGTGAACTACGCTGACGGCGAGAACCCAGTTCTTCCCAGCGGTGTGGATCTTCAGACTGCCTTGAATGCAGCTTCCCAGGGAGGCGGTCAAGTGATTGGAGGAGGCGCCGGAGGCAGTGGCGGTGGCTTCGGCGGTAGTGGAGGAAGCGGTGGTTTTGGAGGCAGTGGAGTTGGAAGTGGATTTGGAGGCAGTGGAGGAAGCGGTGGATTTGGAGGCAGTGGAGGAAGCGGTGGTTTTGGAGGCAGTGGAGGAAGCGGTGGATTTGGAGGAAGCGGTGGTTTTGGAGGCAGTGGAAATGGTGGTGGATTTGGTGGCAGTGTTATCAGCGGAGGATTTGGAGGCGGTGGGGATAGTGGGGAAATCATCGTgagtggaggtggcggtggtttCAGCAGTGGAGGTTCCCCTTCGAGTCGTTACTCTACTCCATGATGACTTTTCTTGTTTAGAATTTGTTGTTTCATATTGTAAAGATTGATATTTGAAATCGTTTATTTTGTAGAGTTTctattattgtaataaaaaatattgttcaaaatgtttttttcacGTATATTTTGTTAGCTACATACATACTCAGAGAACCAAACAGTTAAGagtgatataattatttttaataagTGATATGACATtatcatgtatgtgtacgtgcacgtTTTGGTGCGGATGTGTGccctttgcatgtgtgtgtgtttatgcatatatgcatgtacgaatGAGTGAGCCgtcctttctctctatgtatgacTTTATTTGAACGAAGTAAATCCGTTCTAGGAAATATTGATATCCATTTTCAGAAGaagactttattttttttttctttctttctttcttttttcatcataccTTGACTAAAAGTTCTGTTAATAATATGTATGGTTTATTTACCATATATAGCGAAAGAAAGACCGTGACACAaaaacatacccatacacatatgcatatatgtatgtatatatatatatatatatatatatatatatatatatatatatatatatatatgtatgtatatgtggggtggggggttgtgtgtgtgtgtgtgtgtacgaaaatgtgtgtgtgtgtatatatatgtgtgtgtgtgtgtgtttatatatatatatatatatatatatatatatatatatatatatatatatgtgtgtgtgtgtgtgtgtgtgtgtgtgtgtgtgtgtgtgtgtgtgtgtttgtgtgtgtgtgtacgaaaatgtatatatacatatatatatatatatatatatatatatatatatatatatatatatatatatatatatatatatatatgtatgtaaatatatatatataatatatatatatatatacatatatatatggaatgtacatacatatatacatatatatatatatatatatatatatatatatatatatatatatgtatatatatatatatatatatatatatatatatatatatatatatatatatatatatatatatatatatatatatggaatgtacacacacacacacacacacacacacacacacacacacacacacacacacacatatatatatatatatatatatatatatatatatatatatatatatatatatatatatatatatatacatatatatttggaatgtacacacacacacacacacacacacacatatatatatatgtatatatatatatatatatatatatatatgtatatatgcatatatatgtatatatatatatatttatatatgtatacatatgtatatatgtatatatatatatatatatatgtgtgtgtgtgtgtgtgtgtgtgtgtgtgtgtgtgtgtgtgtgtgtgtgtgtgtgtgtgtgtacatcccatatatatatatatatatatatatatatatatatatatatatatatatatatatatatatatatatatatatatggaatgtacatatatatacatatatatgtatatatatatatatatatatatatatatatatatatatatatatatatatatatatatatatatacatatatatatatatatatatatatatattacatatatatatatgtatatatatatatattacatatatatatgtatatatatatatatatctatatatatatatatatatatatatatatatatatatatacacacacacacagacacacacacaaacacacacacacatacacacacacacacacacacacacacacacacacacacacacacacacacatatatatatatatatatatatatatatatatatatatatatatatatatatatatatatatatatatatatatatgaatatatatatatatatatatatttgtgcatgtctgtttatgtgtgtttgtttgtttgtgtgtgtgtgtatgtgtgtgtgtgtgtatgtccatatatatatatatatatatatatatatatatatatatatatatatatatatatatatatatatatatatatatatatatatatatatatatatatatccttaaaaaGAAAGAGCTATTCATCATGTTTTAAGTTGGAGGAGAACCAATACAAATATTTCCTGAACTAAATGTATTTGTTATAAAACATTCAGTCCATTCTTTACTGTAAATGAGTTTTCCAGTATATGTGATTGTATTAATGAAGTTCCTAAAATTTACAGGTTTTAATAAGCACAGTTTTAGCCACTGCATGGGCTGACCTTCCACGCTATGGAGGTCTTCGAGGAGGAGGATCAAGTTCTGGATTTGGAGGAGGTTTAGGTTCTAGTTTTGGAGGAAGTTCCGGCTCAGGTTTTGGAGGAAGCGGTTCAGGCTCAGGATTTGGAGGCTCAGCCTTTGGAAGAGGAGGTTCCGGCTTAGGAGGATGCGGTCCTGGACAAGTGTTGCATGCTGGTAGATGTGTCACTCCACGCGAGAACCGCAAAGTCTACTTGTACAACGCACCACCCGCACCACCAGTTCCCCATGGTCCTCCGCCGTACATCCCTGTacgggtttgaaataaatcttttgtgacattaATCATGGAACCTTTCTGAGGCTCctcgcataaacatacatatatacatacatacatacatacatatatatatatatatatatatatatatatatatatatatatatatatatatatatgtgtgtgtgtgtgtgtgtgtgtgtgtgtgtgtgtgtgtgtgtgtgtgtgtataaatatatatatatatatatatatatatatatatatatatatatatatatatatatatatatatatatatatatatatatatatatatatataatatatatacagttcacTTACAATAATTTCGATGCTGGTGCTTCCCTTTTGATATTATAAACGGAAA
Coding sequences:
- the LOC113804447 gene encoding pupal cuticle protein 36-like, translated to MLSWGEECRVYKSSPGTRKQYFTMKRLVLIATALVTASADSRSYGGFGGGPGSGGGGSGLGLAGRGSGSSFGGGGFGSGGCGPGQVLHAGRCVTPRENRKVYLYNAPPAPPIPHGPPPYIPEPTIDTNIVFIRTPEEGPGPDPIVIPPPQQRSVVYVLNKQIQEQQDVIEVPAPPATSPEVYFVNYADGENPVLPSGVDLQTALNAASQGGGQVIGGGAGGSGGGFGGSGGSGGFGGSGVGSGFGGSGGSGGFGGSGGSGGFGGSGGSGGFGGSGGFGGSGNGGGFGGSVISGGFGGGGDSGEIIVSGGGGGFSSGGSPSSRYSTP